The proteins below come from a single Rosa rugosa chromosome 2, drRosRugo1.1, whole genome shotgun sequence genomic window:
- the LOC133729461 gene encoding protein FAR1-RELATED SEQUENCE 5-like: MENKDDESCYQHCSNTENEQRGCEDDAIDGETNEEPEYDTQEASSDTQVPSDDEHVDSGLEGLCILDGKKQAGGENIPVLGMSFESDQDAYDYYNSYARVVGFSVRRLRSNKYKHTNVTWKREFCCSCEGFYTKKNTPEKKREERRFGCKAMLQIKLNEDGKFVVTKFEAEHTHDLVPESSSHVLRSQRTIEPSQGGLMNQMHFAGFKPSQIFSYLTVEAGGPENLNFLQTDCNNFIQRRRAKFLKKGDAQCLLDYFKKKQMEDKSFFYAIRTNIDNEICGCFFCDGKSRSDYAIFGDAVVFDTTFKTNKYDMVCAPIVGVNHHGQTILFGCGLLDGETTDACKWFFDVFLQAMGGKKPKTIFTDQAASIASAIREVLPNSHHRLCLWHIYQNAAKHLSQVFTKFSTFSQAFKSCIYDPESVEEFESSWKDLLDYYDLKENEWLKDLYNLREKWAQIYGRCNFCAGMTTTQRSESINKTLKKFFYKNLILCEWVVHYERALVDRREKERLAEVATTQRKRKLLSNWKVEVEATKMYTKASFNCFQEEFRKCLDLVLELESDDGRIETYVVQRPGNPNLRRSVIYSPSNQSVNCSCKRFQFEGILCAHALKLFRELGLSTLPSKYYLKRWRRDARQGVDLECYGEANFSDRSASSALQYSHLSHIAQRIVAKGAKDKQSSTLVESKLLELEAELDGNLSIGQEHETNGDIDSDDQVNENNANLVLRDPKVKRRRRSGKGKRNNDLGSKKQSKTRSSSVRQEQEDGPVPLKEQNVSVSKKRKAPSKRKDSQEPSSYEHEKTGPSKSYEHVQGSIRLVNQNQSNMPFIHPGFPTTFGAQGIPSHYPYGFPPTTSSVQAMPNQSHDIPSNYPYGFPPTTSIVHAIPSQSLGYQPIRPMFDYSLMYSQAIIQPRPQGPAHQLNFPDPSTS; encoded by the exons ATGGAAAATAAAGACGATGAATCTTGTTATCAGCATTGTAGTAACACTGAGAATGAGCAAAGAGGATGTGAAGATGATGCAATTGATGGTGAGACTAATGAGGAACCTGAATATGATACTCAAGAGGCCAGTAGCGATACTCAAGTGCCCAGTGATGATGAACACGTGGATTCTGGTTTAGAAGGTTTATGTATCTTGGATGGTAAGAAGCAAGCAGGAGGTGAGAATATCCCAGTTCTTGGTATGAGTTTTGAAAGTGATCAAGATGCATATGACTATTATAATTCATATGCTAGAGTTGTTGGGTTTAGCGTGCGAAGGCTGAGAAGCAACAAATATAAGCATACTAATGTGACATGGAAAAGAGAATTTTGTTGCTCTTGTGAAGGATTCTATACAAAAAAGAACACTccagagaagaaaagagaagaaagaagattcGGATGTAAGGCAATGCTTCAGATCAAACTAAATGAAGATGGGAAATTTGTTGTCACAAAGTTTGAAGCTGAGCATACCCATGATCTTGTTCCTGAATCAAGTTCACATGTCTTAAGGTCACAAAGAACCATAGAACCTTCTCAAGGTGGTTTGATGAATCAAATGCACTTTGCAGGGTTCAAACCATCACAGATCTTTTCATACCTGACCGTCGAAGCAGGAGGACCGGAAAATCTAAATTTCCTTCAGACCGATTGCAATAACTTCATTCAAAGAAGGCGGGcaaagtttttgaaaaaagGTGATGCTCAATGTTTGCTTGATTACTTTAAGAAGAAGCAAATGGAGGATAAGTCATTTTTTTATGCAATTCGAACAAACATTGACAATGAAATATGTGGTTGTTTTTTTTGTGATGGAAAATCAAGGAGTGATTATGCTATATTTGGTGATGCGGTTGTCTTTGATACAACCTTCAAAACCAACAAGTACGACATGGTTTGTGCTCCAATTGTTGGAGTTAATCATCATGGTCAAACAATTCTATTTGGCTGTGGGTTATTAGATGGGGAGACCACAGATGCATGCAAATGGTTCTTTGATGTTTTCCTACAAGCTATGGGAGGAAAAAAACCAAAGACAATATTTACAGATCAAGCTGCATCGATTGCTAGTGCAATTAGGGAAGTACTACCTAATTCTCACCATCGTCTTTGTTTGTGGcacatatatcaaaatgctgcAAAACACTTGAGTCAAGTCTTTACGAAGTTCTCCACATTTTCACAAGCTTTCAAAAGTTGCATATATGATCCAGAGAGTGTTGAAGAGTTTGAATCAAGTTGGAAAGATCTACTTGATTATtatgatttgaaagaaaatgagTGGCTAAAAGACTTGTATAACTTGCGTGAGAAGTGGGCACAAATTTATGGCCGATGCAACTTTTGTGCAG GTATGACAACAACTCAGAGAAGTGAAAGTATAAACAAGACTTTGAAAAAGTTCTTTTATAAGAACCTTATTCTTTGTGAGTGGGTGGTACACTATGAGCGTGCTTTAGTTGATCGAAGAGAAAAGGAGAGGCTCGCGGAAGTTGCAACTACGCAAAGAAAGCGAAAACTTCTGTCTAATTGGAAAGTGGAGGTTGAAGCAACAAAGATGTACACAAAAGCGAGTTTCAATTGTTTTCAAGAAGAGTTTCGAAAATGTTTGGACTTGGTACTGGAATTAGAGAGTGATGACGGGAGAATAGAAACATATGTGGTTCAAAGACCAGGGAATCCAAACTTGAGAAGGTCAGTCATCTATTCCCCTTCAAATCAGTCAGTTAATTGTAGTTGTAAGAGATTTCAGTTTGAAGGGATTCTTTGTGCACATGCATTAAAATTATTCCGTGAGTTAGGCTTGTCAACATTACCATCCAAGTACTACTTAAAAAGATGGAGACGAGATGCTAGACAAGGAGTTGATCTTGAATGTTATGGGGAAGCAAATTTTAGTGATCGGAGCGCATCTTCTGCACTCCAATATAGTCACTTGTCTCATATAGCACAAAGAATTGTAGCAAAAGGTGCAAAGGATAAGCAATCATCCACCTTGGTGGAGTCTAAATTGCTGGAGTTGGAGGCAGAATTGGATGGCAATTTATCCATTGGACAAGAACATGAAACAAATGGTGATATAGATTCAGACGATCAAGTGAATGAAAATAATGCAAATCTGGTTTTGCGTGATCCAAAAGTTAAGAGGCGTAGAAGGAGTGGCAAAGGTAAGAGAAATAATGATTTGGGATCTAAGAAGCAATCAAAAACGAGATCTTCATCAGTGCGGCAAGAACAAGAGGATGGTCCAGTACCCCTTAAAGAACAAAATGTCTCTGTATCAAAGAAAAGGAAAGCTCCATCTAAAAGAAAAG ATTCTCAGGAACCCAGCTCATATGAACATGAGAAGACTGGCCCTTCAAAATCATATGAACATGTTCAG GGATCAATTAGATTGGTtaatcaaaatcaatcaaatatgCCCTTCATACATCCTGGATTTCCAACAACTTTTGGTGCTCAAGGCATTCCCTCGCATTATCCTTATGGATTTCCACCAACAACTTCTAGTGTACAAGCAATGCCTAATCAATCACATGACATTCCCTCGAATTATCCTTATGGATTTCCACCAACAACTTCTATTGTTCATGCAATTCCAAGTCAATCACTTGGTTACCAACCTATTCGTCCAATGTTTGATTATTCACTTATGTATTCACAG GCTATCATCCAACCAAGACCTCAAGGACCAGCTCACCAACTGAATTTTCCAGATCCATCGACATCTTAA
- the LOC133733179 gene encoding uncharacterized protein LOC133733179 has translation MKNTIRCCISCILPCGALDVIRVVHCNGRVEEISGSIRASEIMKAHPKHVLKKPSSSPSDHGGVVPKIVIVPPDAELQRGKIYFLMPVPSEKTTKSTKVKKRKVEAANNDKANSVVMNSIAMTNLLISDQYLSEILSEKVSTQRDRRRGRVGVWRPHLESICESPSEV, from the coding sequence ATGAAGAACACAATCCGATGCTGCATCTCTTGCATTCTACCATGCGGAGCTCTCGACGTGATCCGAGTCGTTCACTGCAACGGCCGAGTGGAAGAGATCAGCGGCTCCATCCGCGCCAGCGAGATCATGAAGGCTCACCCCAAGCACGTGCTCAAGAAGCCCTCTTCCTCGCCGTCCGATCACGGCGGCGTCGTCCCCAAGATCGTGATTGTACCTCCCGACGCCGAGCTCCAGCGCGGCAAGATTTACTTCCTCATGCCAGTTCCTTCCGAGAAGACGACGAAGTCGACCAAAGTGAAGAAGAGGAAAGTCGAGGCGGCAAATAACGACAAAGCCAACAGCGTCGTTATGAACAGTATTGCCATGACGAACCTTCTGATATCGGATCAGTACTTGAGTGAGATACTGTCGGAAAAGGTTTCGACGCAGAGGGATCGGCGGCGAGGACGTGTCGGCGTGTGGAGGCCTCATTTAGAAAGTATTTGCGAGTCACCAAGTGAAGTGTGA